The Lynx canadensis isolate LIC74 chromosome D2, mLynCan4.pri.v2, whole genome shotgun sequence DNA segment ggagggcgGGCAACGGCGGGAAGCAGCCCCCCGGTGGCGAAGGAGGCCCGCGGGGGCACCGGAGCCGCTGGTTTCCTTGGCGATGCAGTGGAAAGTGGTCTCCCGCGGCCCCCGCTCCTTCCTCGAAGCTCCGCCACCGGCCTCGGGCTAGGGCGTGCGGGTGTTGGGCATGGCCGGGAAGGttggaagggaaaggaaaccTATAGATTCCTTCCACTGCAGAGCCCCATACCCTCCAGCAGCCGTCAGCTGTAGCGCAgcgggagagggagggacggaAGCGCCGGGGATGGGGAGCATCCAGGAAATCTCTGATCTCTTTCTCAGGCTCCCCTCTCGGGCGGCACTGGCTGGGATCAGTCTTCTGGTTAGGGTCTGCCCTGGAGCCCCAGCCGTGGGACCCCCAggcaaaggagaggcagagaagttcCAGGCAGATGGGgaatttttaatattgttgttgctattattggGTGTTTTTATTGGGGAGGAGAGCCACAGATGGTTGTGTGTGGGGGTTGGGAGTAGTTCATCCTGCTTTTCTGGAGGTAGTTTGAGTCCCAGACTGTCATTGGCTGCCACAGTGGGATCCTGGGCTACCCTCTTCTTACTGTCCCCTAGGCTTCAATTTTTCCACCTGTTGGGCTCTGCCCCAGCTCTACTATGCTAGAATCCTGGGCTTTGGGAATGGACCTGTGTGAGAGTGGGTGAGAagggattcttggctgcattctCATTGCTCCacctccattctttcttttccctccccagatGGCATGATCAACATTGACATGACTGGAGAGAAGAGGTCCTTGGATCTCCCATATCCCAGCAGCTTTGCTCCTGTCTCTGCACCTAGAAACCAGACCTTCACGTACATGGGCAAGTTCTCCATTGACCCCCAGTACCCTGGTGCCAGCTGCTACCCAGAAGGCATCATCAATATTGTGAGTGCAGGCATCCTGCAAGGGGTTACCTCCCCAGCTTCGACCACAGCCTCATCCAGCgccacctctgcctcccccaacccACTGGCCACAGGACCCCTGGGTGTGTGCACCATGTCTCAGACCCAGCCTGACCTGGACCATCTCTACTCTCCACCGCCACCACCTCCTCCTTATTCTGGCTGCGCAGGAGACCTCTACCAGGACCCCTCGGCATTCCTGTCAGCAGCCACCACCTCCACATCCTCCTCCCTGGCCTACCCACCGCCTCCTTCCTACCCCTCCCCTAAGCCAGCCACGGACCCGGGTCTCTTTCCCATGATCCCGGACTATCCTGGATTCTTCCCATCACAGTGCCAGAGAGACCTACATGGTACAGCTGGCCCAGACCGCAAACCCTTTCCCTGCCCCCTGGACTCCTTGCgagtccctcctccactcactccgCTCTCCACCATTCGCAACTTTACCCTGGCGGGTCCCAGTGCTGGGGCCGCGGGGCCAGGGGCCAGTGGAGGCAGTGAGGGACCCCGGCTGCCTGGCAGCAGCTCGGCAGCAGCCGCTGCCGCTGCCTATAACCCGCACCACCTGCCGCTGCGGCCCATTCTGAGGCCTCGCAAGTACCCCAACAGGCCTAGCAAGACCCCAGTGCATGAGAGGCCCTACCCGTGCCCAGCAGAAGGCTGTGACCGGCGCTTCTCCCGCTCTGATGAGCTGACCAGACACATCCGCATCCACACGGGACACAAACCCTTCCAGTGTCGGATTTGCATGCGCAACTTCAGCCGCAGTGACCATCTCACTACCCACATCCGCACCCACACTGGCGAGAAGCCCTTTGCCTGTGACTACTGCGGCCGCAAGTTCGCCCGGAGTGACGAGAGGAAGCGCCACACCAAGATCCACCTGAGACAGAAGGAGCGCAAAAGCAGTGCGCCTTCCTCATCCGTGCCAGCTGCCTCCGCAGCCTCTTGCACTGGAGGCACGCAGGCTGGGGGGGCCCTGTGCAGCAGCAACAGTGGCACTATCGGCGGCGGGTCCCTTGCCCCTTGCTCCTCTCGGACCCGGACACCTTGAATGAGACTCAGGCTGACACACCAGCTCCTTGAGGCCCCAGAGGCCCTTCGTCCACTGGTCCACTTCAACTGCACAACAAACACTACCACCCtttcctgcccccctctcccttcctgggCGAAGGGCCTTGGTGGAGCCCAGCACTGCCCCCTTTTCACTTAGAAACAGGTCCTTCCTAAAACTTAGCCCACTTTAGTGTCTCTTAGGTGGGTTGACTATCACCCTAAGATAATGGGGAGGTGCagaagggtgttgggtggggtcCCTGGCCTAGAGGGCTGAGGCCTGACCCTGCTTTAAAGGGTTGTTTGACTaggttttgcttcccttctctcatATCTTGTCCCATTACAGGTTTTGACTCTGGATGTCAGAGttgatttgagactttttctACAATAGTAGGTTGGGAGATGCTGATCCCTTCAGGTGGGGGCAGCAAAAAGAAGCAAAGCTGATGTGCACTTTATGGCTTGGGACTGATCTGGGGATGCTGTACAGTGAATGAAGCATGGCCTTTATGCTGCATTCTGTGGCCCTAGAACAGTGAATCAAAGCTTATCTAGTCGTTCCAACCCTTTAAGCAATATGTATTATAAACTCAGAGAACGGAAGTGCAATGTGATGGGAGGGACATAGCAATATCTGCTCCTTTTTGAGTTGTTTGAGAAGTGTAAAGACTATTTTTTCAGTGTATATCCACTcagattttgtgtatttttgatgTGCACTGTTCTCCAAGTTCTGAACCTTcgggaaaaaaagcatttatgaTCTCCTGAAATGAGTCAGAGATTAACTTATTTAAAGGGGATGTACATATATTCTCTGAAACTAGGATGCATGCAGTTGTGTTGGAAGTGTCCTTGGTGCCTTGTGTGATGTAGACAATGTTAAAGGGTCTGCATGTAAATGGGTTGCCttactatggaaaaaaaaatcactccctGGGTTTAGTATGGCTGTATATTTCTGCCTattaatatttggatttttttttttagaaagtatatTTTTGTATGCTCTGTTTTGTGACTTAAAAGTGTTACCTTTGTAGTTGAATTGCAGATaagaatgtaaataatattaCTGGAGCTGACTTGTTTGGTTATTAGCTCTTAATAGTTGTGGAAATAGAAATGATTTATTCTAACGCAAAACCACTAACCGAAATTCAGATAATGGATGGTTTATGACTATAgtgtaaataaatacttttcaacaatatttttgCTGCAGAAATCGTTGATGAAAGATTTACTTGGTGGGAGTTCAAAAGTTATCCAGTGCTTTGACCAAGCTAGGATCTCCCAGGTTTTCTTTGCTGGCCTTTCAACACCAGCCCTCTCACCCCCCAAGCAATCTCCATTCATAATCAAATGCTAGCGTTCCGGGGATTTCCCCCATGCAttagtgtaaaagtggggaggcGTTGTTTTGACTCATTGTTCCGTCCTCTCTAACAGCCTATAGCTTCTCTCGACTCCTGAGTGGGCTCCGGAAAATAAATACTTACAAACAAGTGCCCACTCAGAGACTACACATTTGTGGCTGCTTTCAGAACTCTGACCAAGGCCAGGAACTCAGACGAGATGTGGCTTTGTGGAAAGTGTGGTGGCGTGGTCAAGCTGGAAATGACTTTTAGGTTCCAGGATTAGTCTCATGACCAcagaaaactttttgaaaaatgctatCGCCTCTTCAGATCAAAAATGCACTCAGACACTGCTGAAAACAGCATTCATGGTTTGCCAAAGGAATTACCCCAGGACTCATTTCTCTCTAGTCTTCTCTCCCTGGTTGCCCCTATTTGGAAGGATCACTAACCTGCCATATGTTTGGTGGGCCTAGAGACTATCAAAATACCCAGCTCATTAGATAAAATAGTTGCACACCAGCTtaataaaatctcaaagaaagaCATTCTGAATCAAATAGGCAAATACGGTTCTCCATTTTACTTGATAATAGTTTGCAAAAGAATACTCTATAGGGTTCATTTTACTGTGAGCCTTTTgtagcaattttaaaatataaatttcacaaAGAAAGAGTTATCTACCTGTCATACAAAGCAAATGGGTTGGGCCTCTGTGAAGAATTGGGCCTCAATATCATTGAAGTTCACCCATTGCTTCTGGATCCTCACGTAAGTATAACATGTTGGAGCAGAAACTGTTCAGCTGTATCATCTGAAAACTGTCATCTGTCCTTTGCTACTGTCAGCCTCCTTCATATGTGGTCGGTAATTGGCCTGTATTTTAGAACAGCAGGCAGCAAGTAACTACTCCTCAAACTTTTTGCTCTTCAGAGGGCTGGAATTTTTAGATCTAACTTGTGGAGGTAATTAatccttttatttcctctctttctgtatttcaaaGATGCAGAATACCTCTTTCAGTAACTACTAAATAGAAATTTTCTAAACCCCAGTGCCAGATTGTTCTAGTGACTGATGTTATTCCATTAGATTCATATTTCGTAGTTTGTCAGCTTATCATCCTTGCTTGGCTAATTTTGTTAAAACATGTATACAACAATGCCACATTTTGGTAATTGTGTTTTAATGAATACTCTCCTCCTagcaaaattttataatattaaaatacagtaatttgtCCTGCCAACTTAAATTTCAGAACACCTTCAATCAAGATAATATAAACAATTGTTCACAAAGCGGGACTAAAATAGCTTTTTAAGAAGTCCTTTTTAAAAGAGTAAgttaatgttaattaaatttattttgatgacaGTCAAATTGGTTACATAATCACTTTCACCTTGAGGTGGGCTTGGTGAAGAGACAACATACCATGAGGAACATATCTTGGTGTTTTTTCAGAGACAGCTTGGTGGCTTTTACTTCTTGATTTTAACATGTTAGGTCAATCTTTCACCAGATTTCACCCTCAGCTTGCAACATTCAGGGTACTTTCATCCAGgtgtttcattttttactttgctcaagaaataaagtatataaagctAAGTCTGATCCTTCTTATATTCAGTATGCCTTATTGAACAGTATTTCTGATAGTAaacctgtttaaaaataaacttctggagAATAAGTAGGTCTATTAAACTAAACAAGGTTTTCAGTTATTCATAAATGAGTGTATTTAAGTATCAATTGCTAATGAAATTAAGCCAAATTGTTTGGTATATATTGAAAATGGCTGTAGTGATATTTTAACTGTCcctgatatatgtgtgtgtgtgtgtgtgtgtgtgtgtgtgtgtatagaatgGTCAGCATCATCAAGTACCTAAAATGCTGATAGTCCAAACTATAATTAAACAAACtttacagaaaaagacaaatatttaagtCCAAACATTCTTTCCTTCATggataaaagtatttttcttttcttgcactagtttattttctttaggttAAACATAAAGGGGAACTATTTTCTGTTGTAGCAAAATAACATGATTCCACATTAATTTCAGATGTGTTTTCAATCAGATTGTTTCAAAAAGCTCACAAAGAAATGGACTTATGTAAGTTTCTACTACTTGGACTTTGGAATCTGCAGAAAGCCACCAGTTTTCAGTACAACATAATCTTATAGAATGAATGTTTAATAGTAATTGGACAtcatagtatttttcattttgcaataaTCAAATAAGATTTACCTCTTTAACAATTTCaaacatgcttttattttccataagtACACTGATTTTAATTTCTGGATCTGAAGATTCAGTATGTAGGGGGCTTAACAAAGGATTGCCTTGACAGTAGATGCTTCATTACACTGAAATAATCAGTGGTTGGTTTCTGTTTGTAACCTGGCTCTCAGAATTCAGATGAAGAGGGTTACAGGAGTGGCACTACCCTCAGGTTAGAGTTGAATAGTAACGGGCTGAACCCTGAATTACAGACATATTGCTTCTACGTTGAGTAGAGCTAGCGCACAAGATACAAAGTCATTTGGAATCAGTAACAGTCTACCTGAGATGCCAAGGCAGAGGCATCTACAAGGGGACAATGAAAAAGGAGGAATAAAAGGTGTGGACTCTGGAAGAATTTAACAGCTATTAGCCTTGAAAGTTCAGAGAACCCACTCCTGTTGACAACTAGTACTTTAAAAATGGGCCCATGATTTTCATTAACAAACAGCAGTTAGTGTAACCTCAATCCACGTGAATCAGGCttagtaaaaaaaatcaattctcagAGTAGTAGGTAGGTACACAATACACACCATTAATAAAACTGGCTTTTGATATATCAGGGAATTAAAACGCTTTGGAAGTATTGAGACAGACTTCTCACTCGGGAGAGGCAATTATTGCGTTTGTTATTCAACAGGAAAGTGATCAGTATCATTGTGCTCATCAGTCTGTGTAGGGGAAGACGACTTTTCTCCTCAGTCGTTACTAAAATAGTCTATATCGCAGTAATATACGGAAACGCAATAGCAGCACATGAAGTCAGTCATGACGAACAGTTTAAGCGCAGAGGTGTCAGGTTTTGCTGCACGACATTTTGTCTTTGTAGTAAGAATATTCTTCTTAGTGGCTAAAACAAGTTCTGTTTTCACCATTAATTTACTCAATATATTAGTGAACCACAAGTTTCACTGTCCTTACTGAACTAAATTAGAGAGATACCATATTGCTATTTTGGCCTGCAacaatttcagttcttttgaaaagcaccttagttttttttttcattcagcttgTTTGCACTTGagaactttaaaacttttcaCAATAAAGTTTGGAAAAACAATTCCTTCTTGCTTACTGTTCTATTGCTAGaatgtttttgtagttttaatgCATTCTAGGGTGTATTATAGCATATACATCACTgtcaataattttataaattcatcaACTTTTTGCTGTAATTCAGAACGGGTAGGCATGTGATTGATAACCACATTCATTACTGTGCTATTAAAAAACCcattttgtgaacatttttctaagaaaatcatTTGTATATCTAGGATTTAGTTTTAAATTGAATGGCATTATGAACTGCTTCAAACTGCCCCAAGGCATATTAAACTACAGCATCATGTGAAGCCACCATAAAACGTTAGCAACCTTGGAGGAAAGGCTTGGCATTATGCCTGTTTCAGGTTTTACAAGGGTGGCATTTCACATGGAATAAGcgtcttttttgtttaaaaaaaaaatcaagaatttgctttctttttaaaaaattgggaacAAATATTCCTTCACTCTGGGCCACAGTAACCCAGTATGCATAAAGAGGCAAAGGCACATACTGTCTCTCCAGTGTCAACACTTTCCACCAATAGCAAGTCTCCCTTTATTACATACAGACCTTAGAACTCGAATGCCATTTGGGCAAGTCAATCAAGAGGGCTTAGACAACAGCTGGGCagattttaatgtgtttatttctacagtttgtttttattaaaagtgTTGTGAAAAAGGAATCCTATAAATagtaaaaagagggaaacaataGTGCTCCATAGCCTGAAGCAAATGGTGTAAATACATTTGTAAACAAGGTAAAGTTGCTGAGCTTAcccaaaggacaaaaataaaactagttaCAGATAGCACAACTGTTTAAGAGGTTGGTTAGTGTTTTGTCCCTCGTTCTGGTGCCCTAAAATGGCCAGCAGTATAGGTAATTCTCTATTCTGTAGCCTTGATCATGTGTGCCTTCTCTCTTCCTATAGAAACCACACCAGATGAGGCAAGCTCTGGCTCACTACTGTTGGGAGAACACTGCCATCAAAACAACACAGCTGGAACCAGCAGCCTTCTGGAACATTAGAGCTCCTGAGAATTTGAAACAGTCATcaacatttttctctatttttgcagGAAAATACTGGAAGTAAACAGGGGCATGGAATTCAACAACTGGCTAGAAGTGTTTTACATTCAGTTGTTTGGAAGCATGGCGATTCAGCTCCTTTGAATCTTCTGGTTAGAAAACCCAGAATTAACCTATCACCTCTTAAAGCTCACGAagaccctccccccaaaatgaaaaaagtcatttGAAGGTAATATAGTTTTTGCATTAAAGGTGAATCTGCAACAAGAAATCTGCTTAACTCCCAGATCTGGAGACTCAAGGGGACAATAAGCTCTAAGTGATCATCTGTCACTGAGATATGCAGGCGCTGGATTTCTTGGTAGATGCTGCCAGAGTAAACCAGATGTGGCTACCGggcaagaggaggaaagaaaacaaatcttgtCCTCTACATGCATAGTTATGCTTTGGGGGTGATACTCCAACTCTGGAAAAGTGATCTAATTTTCACTTTACATAGTAGCTCATCTTGTTAAACCTAGTTTCTACCAGTGACTTGAACTAAAAACAATTCAAACCACTGGGTCATGCAATCAATAAATTAGAATTATAACAGTAAGGAGTAAAAGGGACATAGGTGGAAAACAAATCCTATTTACCCGGGGTAGGGGGTGTGGGGGCTTTTAGTGTATTTTGTATAGtataaagaacagagaaaagactATTTTCATTATGGCTTTAGGATGGAAGCGCTTCAGATAGTCCCCTGCCCCCCTTTCCcccaaatcaaaaccccaatggcagtgacagagccaggaaacAACCTAGTCTACTAGCCTTCCCCGCCCCTTAACCCGACCCCGCGGCTGCACTCCAGTCGCCAGTGCTTCCCACGGCTCCGGAGAAAGCAGCTACAGCCCATTCCAGTAGATCCAAAGCCCAGGCCTGCGGGTAGGGAGAGAGCCCTTATGGTGGGACGCGGGTAGCCAGGCCCAGATGTGAACAGGGCACGTCTTCGCCCCACGGCGACCGGGCGCTGGCGGCTTCAAGGGAAGACCTTGGGACCTGGATAGGGCTCCCCCTCGCACCAGAAGTCATCGGCTTGAGGGGTCTCCAGGAGCCACACCTCTCTGGGCAGGTCGCAGGCCGAGCCGGAGAGCTCCTTGTCCCTGACAGGCTCCAGCACCCGGTAATAGTGGCAGTCCCGGCCATCGTCCGGGTCATAGGGCGGGGCCAGAATGTCCAGGAAGGCGGCGGGCCCGTCCACAGCGTCGATCTGGTGCAGGTTGTCCTGGTGTGGGGTGAGGACGCAGGGGCCGCTGGCCTCGGTGTACTCGGCCCTCGAGCGCAGCACGCCCAGCCGCACGGCGTCCCGCTCCCGGGCTTTCAGCGGCGGCTCGAACTGCTGCTCTGGCGGCGGGGCCCGTGGCCGCTGCCCGCCGCCCGCCTCCAGCTTGTCCATGCAGCTGATGCGCACGGTGCCGTAGAGCACTTTGAGCATGCCGTGCATGCCCGGGTGGTCATGAAGCGGAATGGACGTGCCGCTCTTGAGCAGGAACACGCCGAGGCTGAAGCCGTCGGTTTCGTAAATGTGCATATAGGTGACCGGTGGTAGGTTGGGCGGCAACGGCTGCACCGTGGCCTTGCGCGGGGCGATGTTCAGGTCCTCCGCGCGGACTTGGGTCAGCAGATTCTTCAGCTTGCTCAGGTTCTCCGGGAAGCCCTGAGGCATAGGGGCCTCGGAGCCCGGCGCCGCGCCGTGGTCGGAAGCGCTGCGGCAGCCCCCGCTGCCCCGGAAGGTGAGACACGCCTGGCGGGCGATCCGTTGGATCAGGGAGGCCATGTTGTCTCGGGGCATGCTCGGCTGATCCTCTGCGTGTCGAGGCTggcccccgccgccccctgcTTTCCTCCGCCCCTTGCGGTCTCCGGTGGCCGCCACGGCTGCCAGCAGCCCGGGGCGAAGCGAGAGGCCCCGCAACTACCGGTCTTACGGGCGCGCGGCACCGCTGCCGCCAACCTCAGCAGCCTAGCGCCCGCAACGGCCCGGCGCACCCGCCCCGCGCCTCCGGCGAGCGCGCACGCGCACGACCCACGCGCCGCACTCACGCCAGAGGAGCAGGTACCGGCCGCGCGGACGGTGTAAGGCTTTGCGTTACGCCCGACGTTCCATTCAAGCAGCCCACACCTACGACGGTGGCCGGGCGCGCTGGCCGCCTTACAGAGCATGCTGGGACTTGTAGTCCGATATTACGGATGAGCTCTGACAGAGTTTCCTTTGCCAGCTGGAAAAGGAAGGATTGGATTTGTTTCTTATAAAGAGCCTTTCTTTAGCTGTTTCAAGGTATTTGCTTGTTTGAGAAGGTGAATTGGGACGCAAGAGAAGTAGCCAGTTAACTACAAATCCCGGCATCCTCAGCAGGCCGGAGTGGCGCACTTCCGGCAGCTGGCCTGAGGCGTGGTGGAGGCTCTTGGCCATCGCTAGGAACGGGGCAAGAGGGTCGTTAACCTTTCTGGCGCCGGTCGGCCTGTTCAGCCAGCCAGGGTCGCTCTTCTCTGGCGCCTACCTTTGGGAAGGAGGCTGTTGAGTTAACTTCATGTCTTCCTGGCCACCTAGGCAGCACAGTCTACCCACGGGGATTACGGGACAGCACTTTCGTAATTTTCCAAGTTTCTTGGGAGATGAGAGGGTCGAGGCCGTCCCTAGCGATCAGGATTCCTCTGCACAGCCGTCCCCAGCTGTTGTTTGCATCAGGGTGTGATGACGCTGCTCTTCCGGTTAAAGAGCCGGATAGTTTTGCTGGGATTCGAGAGGCCATTTGCTGTGGCCAAGGATTGTGTATACTAAAGGTTATTAAACCATGGTTTGCCTGAAAAGCACCTGGTTGTAAGGGGGAGGTAGggaggagcttaaaaaaaatacaaattactggTTGTCGTGTAGAAACTGATTCACTATATGATTCTGGGGCATCTTATGAGAAACAATGGTGTGCAAGAACGAGGCACGCTCTCGATCATCACCTTACCCTGAGTTTAAAATCCTTTTGGGCTTCCAAAGCTAAACATGagttttttgctcattttgtaaTTATAGTGGTTCCATAAATCCTCTCCAGCTAAAAAAGACATGCTTTTTTAGTGGGCTGTGTAACCTATCTAATGAACACTTGATATATGCGAGGCAATAtactatttaatcctcatagcaactCTTAAAAGATGGGCTCTGTTATTAATCCCAGTTTGCAGATGAGCGAATAAGTTGCTCAAGGATAGTAATCAGCAGGGCCTAATCAGTAGTGAAGAAAAAAGTacagttttacaaaaaaaaaaacaaaaaaaacaaaaaaaaacaaacgtttGAGTTGGTATTAAAAGCACTAAATGTGGAGTTAGGAAATTGTTTTTTCCAACCTGTTGTGCTAATAACAAGTTGTATGTTTTAGGCGGATCGTACCCTTTCGGTCCTCAATTTATTTACTTGTAAAATGTTGGGGTTAGGAGAACAGTCCTTCTGAACACTAGTTACTCATCAGAAGCCCCTGggagctttataaaaataaaaatttggaggtCATACCCCAGAGATTGTGATACAGAAGAACTCGTGTGaagcctagattttttttttttaaagatgctatGCAAGTGATTCTTAATTTTCAGCccagtttgagaatcactgctagATCTGTAAATTCTGAAGCAGTTCTTAATATTTGGTGATTTTGATTAAGACAGTGATTATTTGCTTTGGAAAGGACTCCTAATATTTGCTTTCAGATTGCCATGCCATTGTTAAGGTATTTAAATTGTACTGTCAAAGTTCATCATGTAATGAAATCCCATGCagtctttttctaaattttcttttaatatttatttttgagagacagacagcgcgagtgggggaggggcagagagcgagggagacacagaatcagaagcaggctccaggctctgagctgtcagcacagagctccagcaggactcaaacccacagactgtgagatcatgacctgagctgaagtcggatgcttaactgactaagccacccagtcttttTCTAAAGTGAGGAATATTTAatttaagagaaagaatccctgtctttatttacaaatctggatttttatttactggttttgcttttattaagatataattagTGGGAGATATAGATAGACTCGATAGAACTCAGACTTTAGTAACATATAGATGTATTTGATTTTCAAATCTATCACTTCTTTGATAGTTACCTATACTTATTTAACTGaaactcatctataaaatgggataataagaGACATGTGTAGAAATGTCATAATAGCATATGGAACATAGTAGCTATCCTAtaatagtagctattattatggtttttaaatggttaaaagcaatttaaaaagtagttaacaccaatgaatttaaataatactcAGCAAATATTGAGATGGAATTTGACTTGAGAATCAATTTCAAGGTAGagataaaaactttttattgGTTAAACCATTTACCTGGTGATGCCATCCTTCAGGTCCTTGCTATTATTGTTTGGCGAAAGagttgaaaattttcaaagactGGTTGTATCAGAATAACTTGGGGACATTTGTTGAAAGTGCAGATTCCTAGATCCTGTCTATACCTACTGAATCTGAATCTTTTGcacattaaaagttttat contains these protein-coding regions:
- the EGR2 gene encoding E3 SUMO-protein ligase EGR2 isoform X2; translated protein: MNGVAGDGMINIDMTGEKRSLDLPYPSSFAPVSAPRNQTFTYMGKFSIDPQYPGASCYPEGIINIVSAGILQGVTSPASTTASSSATSASPNPLATGPLGVCTMSQTQPDLDHLYSPPPPPPPYSGCAGDLYQDPSAFLSAATTSTSSSLAYPPPPSYPSPKPATDPGLFPMIPDYPGFFPSQCQRDLHGTAGPDRKPFPCPLDSLRVPPPLTPLSTIRNFTLAGPSAGAAGPGASGGSEGPRLPGSSSAAAAAAAYNPHHLPLRPILRPRKYPNRPSKTPVHERPYPCPAEGCDRRFSRSDELTRHIRIHTGHKPFQCRICMRNFSRSDHLTTHIRTHTGEKPFACDYCGRKFARSDERKRHTKIHLRQKERKSSAPSSSVPAASAASCTGGTQAGGALCSSNSGTIGGGSLAPCSSRTRTP
- the EGR2 gene encoding E3 SUMO-protein ligase EGR2 isoform X1, which encodes MRVGLPSEASSCRWSARGPRDRPERRRSGLAHVLSDNIYPVEDLAATSVTIFPNAELGGPFDQMNGVAGDGMINIDMTGEKRSLDLPYPSSFAPVSAPRNQTFTYMGKFSIDPQYPGASCYPEGIINIVSAGILQGVTSPASTTASSSATSASPNPLATGPLGVCTMSQTQPDLDHLYSPPPPPPPYSGCAGDLYQDPSAFLSAATTSTSSSLAYPPPPSYPSPKPATDPGLFPMIPDYPGFFPSQCQRDLHGTAGPDRKPFPCPLDSLRVPPPLTPLSTIRNFTLAGPSAGAAGPGASGGSEGPRLPGSSSAAAAAAAYNPHHLPLRPILRPRKYPNRPSKTPVHERPYPCPAEGCDRRFSRSDELTRHIRIHTGHKPFQCRICMRNFSRSDHLTTHIRTHTGEKPFACDYCGRKFARSDERKRHTKIHLRQKERKSSAPSSSVPAASAASCTGGTQAGGALCSSNSGTIGGGSLAPCSSRTRTP
- the ADO gene encoding 2-aminoethanethiol dioxygenase; amino-acid sequence: MPRDNMASLIQRIARQACLTFRGSGGCRSASDHGAAPGSEAPMPQGFPENLSKLKNLLTQVRAEDLNIAPRKATVQPLPPNLPPVTYMHIYETDGFSLGVFLLKSGTSIPLHDHPGMHGMLKVLYGTVRISCMDKLEAGGGQRPRAPPPEQQFEPPLKARERDAVRLGVLRSRAEYTEASGPCVLTPHQDNLHQIDAVDGPAAFLDILAPPYDPDDGRDCHYYRVLEPVRDKELSGSACDLPREVWLLETPQADDFWCEGEPYPGPKVFP